From the genome of Halomonas sp. LR3S48:
TGATGGCACTCATGCTGTTCGCCCCGTTCTGGGCGCGCTGGCTGTTGCGGCGTAAGGCGCTACACGAGTCATCTGAACAAGGCTAGGCGTCGCCGCTGCCGGGTCGAGGGCCACGGTCAGCTTGCAGCTCCGCTGCAGGCAAGCGGTCGGCGCCCCAACTGCGATGGACATAGGCAGTGACCCGGTCGAGTTCCTCCTGGCTGACTTGGGCCAGCTCGCCGCGTTCCAGAGGATCGTAGTGGAAGATGTAGAGGCGCGAGGCGAACTGCTCGAAGGGCAGAGAGGCTTCGCCGAAGCGTTCGGCATTGCCATCGGTGCTGACCCGCACGCCGTCGCCCCAGTCCTGGCCACTGTCGTTGTTGGGGTTGAAGAAGTAGACCCGCATGACGTCCGACGGGTCCAGCGATACCCGCAGGATGGTGATGGCGTGCCAGCCGATGAAGCGTGCCGCACTGTCGGTGACGGCGATACCGGCCGGCTGAGGGTGAATCAGCGGCTGGTTGCCGTTGTAGTAGGGGTGATAGCTGGCGTAGAAGTGGCGCAGGAAGGTGTCCAACTCCTGCAGCCGGCCGGTGGCGACGTCGACATTGATACGAAAGCCACGACCCGACCACCAACCGTGAAACTCGGGGTTGACCCAGCGGTGCGGGTCGCCCTCGCGGCCGATACAGCGTCGGCCCATCTCTGCATAGATGCGGTCGAGGTGCGGTACCACGATCAGTGACACGGGGTCGAGGTCCATGGGCAGGCTATCGGCTACGCCGGATAGGCTTGCCATGGAGGAGAGCGGCATTCCCTCGAAGTGCATGATGATGTCATCGTCGCGGGCAGCCCAGGCCACCATCTGCAGCAAGTAGTCGGGATCGTTGTAGGCCCACATGGAGAGCGCCCGTGCCGACTGGCAGGTGGGGTTGTTGCCCTGGCCCACGCCGAGCGGTTGACCCAGCATGCACAGCACGCCCTCGAGCAGGCGCGCACGCGGCGAAACCGCCTCCCCGAAGGCAAGATTGAGGCGCGCCTGTGACCACTCGGAGAGCGGCAATCCCAGTTGCCGCCACATGGCGGGTGCCACGGGGGGTTGGTAGAGGATGCCGCGCTCCAGCATCAAAGCCAGGCCATAGACCGCTTGGGGCGTGGCGGGATGCACTGCGCTTCGAATCAGGGCGTGGGCGAGCTCGCGATAGCAGAGCAGGCAGTCGCGTCCGGTCGATGAAAGCCCCAGCGCTTCGGCCAGCAGATGGTCGCTGTGCTCCAGCAGGTGGCGCAGCAGCACCGGGTGATAAGCGGAGACCAGGCCGGTGTCATGCATGGCGCGTGCGAAGCCGGTGGCCTCTCCCTGCAGGGCGCTGTTGTCCATGCTCGACAGGCGCTCGCGATAGATCTCGATGCCGGGATCCTCGCGGCTGGCCCGGGTGGGGCCGAACAGCGAGCTGACCAGGCGGTCGGCTCCCTGGCCGCTGGCGCCCAGGTCGATCTCGGGGTCGGCCTGGCAGATGGCGATCTGGGTGACCATCTGCTTGACGCTTTCGACCTGGATAGGGCGCTGCTGGAGAATGCGCCAGATCTCCTCGATCAGCTTGTCGATGATGTGTTCGTAGCCGATGCGCTCGGCCAGGTGATGGAACAGGTGGCGTGGGATCTGCGCCAGCCGCCCCTGGGTCTCTCGCTCTGCCTCGCTGGGCGCGTTGAACAGCAGCCACAGGTTGAGTGCCATCACCTGGGTCAGGTAGTGGTGGGCCTGCTCGGCGGATATCAGGGAGTGCGGATAGTCGCCCTTGGCCACGGCGAGGAGGCGCAGTTCGCTCAGCGCCTCGATCACTACGGTATTGGCATCGGCATTCTTGAGCGCATGGGTGGTCAGGGCGGGCAGCAGGTACTGCGGCGTGGCCCAGTCGGAGCCGAGGAATACGCCCGCTTCCTCGAGGATCCTGGCGCGGTTTTCCATAGCCGCGGCACCGCCGGGCTGAAGCAGTACCCGGCGTGCCGTATCCAGTACGCGGGGAAGCTTGCCCGGCTTGGCGAAGTCGCGCGCCTCGCCGAGCAGGGCGATCGCTTCATCGAGATGCACCAGCAGACCCTGGAGCTTGTCGTCACTCGTCGGGGACTGGCCGGTATCCTGCGGGTCTCGGTTGGTGGCCACGCCGACTCCTTGCTGATCAACCTGTCGTGCCCATGACGCCTTGTTCAGACATAGAAATCAAGCTCTTCCTGATGCTTGAGCATATCCCGGAGCCGATTGGGGTCATCGCCCTTGAAGTAGATCAGCCCCCAGTGGGTGCCGAAGGCGGTGCGTTTGGTCACGGTTTCTTCCATGGGCGGCGTGAGTTCGTGCGACTCGAAGTATGGGTCGTCCTCGACCTCTTCGGGGATCTCCAGGCGGCTGACCACGCGACGACGCGGATAGACGCCGAAGCAGCCAGCATAGCACTTGGCGTCCTCCACCTCCCGGGGGAAGAAGGCCTTGACCTCATCCGGGGTGGTCTTGGGGTCGAACACCAGCATGCTGGCCTGGTAGGCATTGAACCCGTACACGCGCTCGAGCAGTTCGAATACCTTGAAGCCCGGTGGGCGATAGGCGACCTCGCCGAAGTACATCTCGCCGTCGCTGGTGACGAAGTACTCGGGGTGGATCAGCCCGAACTCGATGTCGAACGCCTTGATCAGCTTCTCGATCTGGGCGGTGATCTGAGGACGATACTGCTCGAGTTCCGGCGAGGCGGGAACGAACACCGAATAACCCAGGGTGACGTACTCCGAGATATTGAGGAAGGCGATCTTGCCGTTGTGGATCCATGCCTCGACGGCGAATTCCCAGCCATCCAGGTGCGACTCCATCAGCACGGGGAATTCCTCGTCGGGGATGGTATCGACCTCGTCGGGGGTGCGGATCACCCGGTGGCCGAGGCAGCCGGCCTTGTCGAAGGCCTTGAGGTGAATGGGGTCGTTGGGGTCGCCGTCGAGCTTGAGCAGGGTCTGGTTGACGCGCTTGAGGAAGCGAATCACGTCGCCCTTGTCATGCGCTTCCTCGAAGATGCCCACACGGATTCCACCGAGTTGGGCACGCCGCTTCATCAGGGCCTTGTCGCGCAGCAGCAGTGATTGGCCATAGAGGCGAGGGTTGTCGAGCAGTACCGAGTTGATGGCGCCTGCCCACTCAACGGTCTCCTCGAACAGGGGAATCGCCACGTCCACGCCGCGCTCCTGCAGCGTTTCGGCGATCTCCATGGAGCGGTCGTTAAGTCGCTCGAAATTCCAGGGTATGTGGGGGATATCGTGCTTCTGGCAGTACTCTTCTGCCCACTCGGGCGCCACCACCAGGTAGCGACGGTCGAAATTCTCGGCGGCCTCGATAGCGTTCAGGCTCCAGCCGAGCAGTGCGATATAGCCCTTGTCGGGATTCTTTTCCATGGGGCGTCTCCTCAGATGTAGTGTCTTTCTCCTCGTGTTCCCTTGCTCTCTCTACCCTAGCTGATTTGAGGTGGCCCTCACAGGGCGGGACCTGTCCGAGCAACGCTCCTTGCCCGCTCCCGGCGCCGCTGGTATAGTGCACGCGCACTCGGCAAGCCATTGATGCAAACCGGGTTCGAAGCCTGCCAGGCAGGCGTCGTGACGTGGTGGCCCCGTCGGTCCTCCCGCAACGCTAAACCGCAAACCCCGCCAGGCCCGGAAGGGAGCAACGGTAGTGGTGGCCGCGTGTGCCGGGATGTGGCTGTCGGGGCCGCCTCCATTTCGGCCCTTCCTTAATCCGACCGCTTTTCCCTCCCTTTTGGCCAAAACGTTTCGTTGCGTTTTGTCGCTTGGCCGTGACTCGCCTTCCGAAGCGGAAATGGCATGCCTGGCAAGGGATGGGCGCGGGCTGGGATACCTGGATTATTAGACCTTTGTCGAGTTAGACTTTGGTGTTAATATGCAGTGCAGCAAAACCCTTGAGGAGATCCGCGCATGCCGCTCGACACCACGCCCAGCACCGCTGTTCAGCGTAGTTTGCGTCAGTGCCTGTCGAACGCTGCCTTCCTGCTCTACCAGCAGGGTCATGTGCTGGAAACCATCACGATTCCCTTCCGCGGGCTCGACAGCCGCGCTCTGCAGCAGTTGCGTGAGTCCTCTCACGAGTGGCCGGCTTGCCAGCGCGTATTGGAGAGCAGCGAAGCCGCCGTCTACAACGAGCAGGGCCGCTTCGTGTTGAGCGCCATGGGCCGTGAGCTGCTGTTCGACATGTTTGGTGAGGGGGCGGCGGATTGCGCCTGAGCCCAAGCAGCAAAGAGGCAAGCAAGCGGGGAGGCCCTTGGGCTTCCCCGCTGCGTTTCCGTCTCATTCCCCGGCTCAAATGATTCGTCGCGCAGGTCGAAGGCGACTCTCTGGTTGCCGGATCAAAGATGTACTTGTGTCTGTTCCTGGCAGCCCAGGTGCTTGCGCAGAAAATTGCGGGTGCGCTCCTGGTCGGGGTGGGAGAACAAGTGGTCGGGGGTGTTCTCTTCGACTACCACGCCGCCGTCCATGAACATGGCCCAGTCGGACACGTCGCGTGCAAAGGCCATCTCGTGGGTGACGATGAGCATGGTCATGTGCTCCTCGGCGAGGCTTTTCATCACCCGGTTCACTTCTTCCACCAGTTCGGGGTCGAGTGCCGAGGTCGCTTCGTCGAAGAGCATGACCTTGGGCTGCATGGCCAGGGCGCGGGCGATGGCGACACGCTGTTTCTGCCCACCCGACAGGGAACTGGGATAGGCCGAGGCCTTGTCCGCCAGTCCCACCCGCTCCAGCAGCTCCATTCCCAGCTCCCGGGCGCTTCTTGAATCCATCCCTTTCAGCTTTCTTGGCGCCAACGTCACGTTCTCCAGCGTCGAAAGATGAGGGAATAGATTGAAGTGCTGGAACACCATGCCCATGTTCTGGCGTATATGGTTGATATGTCGTTCGAAGGCCAGGCCCTTCAGGTCTGGTCGATTGACCTGGACGCCATCCAGCAGGATGCAGCCCTCGTCGATCACTTCCAGGTTGTTGATGGATCGCAGCAGCGTGCTTTTTCCCGAACCCGACGGGCCGATGATGGAGATTATCTTGCCGCGTTCGACCTTGAGGTCGATACCCTTGAGGACTTCGAGGTCGCCGAAGCGTTTCTTGACGCCCTTGAGCTCGACCATGGGCGTATCTGTTGTTGCTGTTGTCATGTTAGATCCTTGTTAGGAAATGCTGAACAAATCGGCGAGCGAGATGAGGTGCAACGCAGCGATTCGCTCGCGTAGCCATTTGTGCGGTGCTTCCTCAGCGGCGGGCGGCGGCACGGCGCTCCACCCAGGCTTGGCCGGTTTCCATCAGGATATTGATCAGGTAATAAATGACGGCGATCGTGATGTAGAACTCGAAAGGGCGAAAGGTCACGCTGATCGCATACTGCGACATGTAGACCAGCTCGGCGATGCCGATGGCGGAGAGGACCGAGATGTCCTTGACCATGATGATCATGTTGTTGCCGAGCTGGGGGAGGGCACGATAGAACGCCTGCGGAAGAATGATGTAGAAGATGGTGGCGAGATGGCCGAAACCCAGCGATCGCGAAGCTTCATATTGTCCGCTCGATACCGACTTGATGGTGGCAATGAAGATATCGGCATTGTAGGCCATGTAGTGAAAGCCGAGACCGAGAACGGCTACCACGATGGCTGGAATCAATATCCACTGTCCCATGCCGAAGTACAGAAAGTAGAGTTGGAGTAGCAGCGGTGTGGTCATGAATAGCCAGATGAAGAAGCGCAGCGGCCAGTTCACGGCTTTCCTGGTGTAGAGAGTTATCACGGCGACGATCTGACCGCCGATGATCGACATGATGGCAACCACCAGGCCAATCAGCAGTGTGGCTCCCACTCCTTTCAAGAGTGTCGGAAAGTAGGTGATGACGGGGCCGAAATCGAATTCCATGGAAACTTTCCCTGATTGTTCTGTTGTCTGTCGGTTCTATAGGTAGGTGTATCGCGTGGCGCGCCGATAGAGAAACTCAACGATGCCCATGACCGCATAGATGATGACGATGTACATCAGGGCGCTCAGCGTAAAGACTTCCAGGGGCTTGTAAGTGGAACCGATCAGACGCTGAGCCTGATAGGTCAGCTCGACCACAGAGATGATGGAAACCAGCGATGAGTTCTTGACCAGGATGATGGCCAGAACGCCGATGGAGCGAATCATCAAGCCGGCCGCCTGTGGCAGGACGATGTGCTGGAGCGTCGCAAAGCGTCCGAACCCCAGCGAGCGAGACGCCTCGTTCTGCCCGCTGTCGACCGATTCGATGGCGCCTCGAATGGCCTCGCTCATGTAGGCACCGATATTGAAAGCGCCAACCACCACGCCGCAGGTGAAAGGGTCCAGGCGCAAGCCGATGGCAGGTCCGCCGTAAAAGACCAGCAGCAGCTGTACGAAATAGGGGGTACCGCGAACGACGCTGATGTAGGTGCGAGCCAGCCAGCGAACGGGAAGAGTCCGTGAGGTTCGTAGTGCCACCAGCGCGGAAGCGATGAAGAAGCCGAAAAACAGGGCACGAGCCGATATATCGATGGTCACCCAGGCCGCTTTCACCAGCAGCGGCATTAATTCGATCATCAGGTTGATGTCCATGAGCTCCTTTGCCCTGTTGTTGTGTTTGTGGTGGTGATGGGGTCAGCAGGGCTCGCGCCCTGCTGCCTTGGAATTACGAGTCGAACTCGACTCCTTCGCCGATCCACTTGTCGACGATCTTCTGGTAGGTGCCATCCGCCTTGATCTCGGCCAGTGCCGAGTCGAGGGCTTCCATGAGCTCCGGTTTGTTCTTCTGGATGGCGATAGCGGCGGGCCAACTGGGCAGCTCGCCGACATCGACCTGCTTGATGGCGAGCTCCTGCTCGTTGAGCGCCACGTAGACGGGAATGTCGTCGGCGATCATGACGTCGATGCGCCCCGTGGTGAGTGCGTTGAGCATGTCGGGCAAGCCCTGGAAGGTCTGGTTGCGCCACTTCCCTTCGCCGTTCTCGGTGGCCCACTGATTGCCTGTCTCGCCGAGGGTGGAGCCGACTGCCTTGCCTTCGAAATCGCCGATACTGGCGACATCGTCGGTGCCTTCCTGCACCCAGACGGAGAGACCCGAACTGTAGTAGCTGTCGGTGAAGTCGACCGCTTGTCTACGCTCTTCCGTCACGCTCATGCTGCAGATACAGGCATCGAAACGTCCCCCGGCCAGGGCGGCGACGATGCCATTCCACGGAGAGGTCTGGATATTGACTTCGACACCCATTCTTTCTGCCAGGGCTTCGGCGATATCCACGTCGAAACCGACCAGGTTGCCGGAGGTATCGACATAGCTGAAAGGGGGATAAGCCCCCGAATTGGCGACCTGAAAGACATCGTCCTGAATTTCAGACAAGTCTCGTGCCTGAGCTGAAAAGCTCGCCAGGGTAATAGCGCCGAGCGTCATGATGGCGACAAGAGGGTGACGGAAAAGCTTTTTATGATTTGTCATGTCGATTCCTGCTTATTGTGAGTTTTACTGTGAATTGCGACCAGTGTCGCGACTTGTCTCATTGCTATTTCCACTATCGAAGCGGAGTCGGGTCTTGTTGACTTATTTCCTCCAGTTATATTGATAAGATTTCATGTAGACACTACCAAGCCTTTCTTGCGGCGTCACATGAGTTCGATGATCACGGCAATCCCTTGGCCGCCGCCCACGCAAGCGGTGGCACAACCATAGCGGCCGCCGCGATGGGCCAGGATGCGTGCCAGAGTGCCGGCCAGACGCACGCCGGTGGCGCCCAGTGGGTGGCCCAGCGCCAGGGCACCGCCCCAAGCGTTGACCCGGGACGAATCGAGCCCGAGCTTGCGTATCGCATGCAGCGGCACGGCGGCGAAGGCCTCGTTGATCTCCCAGGCGTCGATCTGATCTGCACGCAAGCCGGTACGAGCCAGCGCCTGCTCGGCCGCCGCCGCGGCACCGGCACCCATATGCTCGGGGGCCACGCCGACGTCGGCGAAGGCGAGGATGCGCGCCAGCGGCGTAGCACCGTGGCGCTCGACGGCGGCGGAGGACATCAGCAGCGCCGCGGCGGCACCGGAGGTGAGCGGCGAGCTGTTGCCGGCCGTCACTCGGCCGCCTTCAAGGAAGACCGGATCGAGTCCGGCCAGGCGTTCAAGGCTGGTATCGGGGCGAATATTGGCGTCGCGTTCGATGTTAACTTCGGCTGGATTGGCCAGCGCCAGGCGTTCGCCGTCGAAGTGACCCTCGGCGTCGGCTCGGGCGGCACGGCGGTGAGACTCCAGCGCGAACGCGTCCATTGCATCTCGCCCGATGCCGGTCGCCTGGGCCAGACGCTCGGCGGTGATGCCCATGTTCAATGCCACCTCGAGTTCGAGCCACTCGGCACCATTCAGCGCCTCGGGTGAGGTCAGCGTACCTTCCTTGAACAGGGCGGGGCCCATGGGTACACGGGTCATGTTTTCAAAGCCGCCGGCCACGGCCACCTCCACTGCGCCGACCTGTATCTCCCGGGCGGCGCTGCGCAGGGCGGCAAGCCCCGAGCCGCACTGCTGGTCGATCTGGCGGGTGGCGCAGTCACGGCCCTGCGGCCCCAACTTCCGGGAGAGCCACAGCGGATAGCGCCCACCAAAGCTCCACTGCTCCTTGACCGGCAGTGCACAGCCGACGCTGAGATCCTCCACCGCCTGGGGGTTGAGGCCGGTGCGCGCTAGAAGCTCGTCGATCACCTGAGCGAGCAGGGCGTCACCGCGGGTGTCTGCCCAGCCGTCGACCTCCGGCTTACGCGGG
Proteins encoded in this window:
- a CDS encoding ATP-grasp domain-containing protein; this translates as MEKNPDKGYIALLGWSLNAIEAAENFDRRYLVVAPEWAEEYCQKHDIPHIPWNFERLNDRSMEIAETLQERGVDVAIPLFEETVEWAGAINSVLLDNPRLYGQSLLLRDKALMKRRAQLGGIRVGIFEEAHDKGDVIRFLKRVNQTLLKLDGDPNDPIHLKAFDKAGCLGHRVIRTPDEVDTIPDEEFPVLMESHLDGWEFAVEAWIHNGKIAFLNISEYVTLGYSVFVPASPELEQYRPQITAQIEKLIKAFDIEFGLIHPEYFVTSDGEMYFGEVAYRPPGFKVFELLERVYGFNAYQASMLVFDPKTTPDEVKAFFPREVEDAKCYAGCFGVYPRRRVVSRLEIPEEVEDDPYFESHELTPPMEETVTKRTAFGTHWGLIYFKGDDPNRLRDMLKHQEELDFYV
- a CDS encoding amino acid ABC transporter ATP-binding protein, which produces MVELKGVKKRFGDLEVLKGIDLKVERGKIISIIGPSGSGKSTLLRSINNLEVIDEGCILLDGVQVNRPDLKGLAFERHINHIRQNMGMVFQHFNLFPHLSTLENVTLAPRKLKGMDSRSARELGMELLERVGLADKASAYPSSLSGGQKQRVAIARALAMQPKVMLFDEATSALDPELVEEVNRVMKSLAEEHMTMLIVTHEMAFARDVSDWAMFMDGGVVVEENTPDHLFSHPDQERTRNFLRKHLGCQEQTQVHL
- a CDS encoding amino acid ABC transporter permease encodes the protein MEFDFGPVITYFPTLLKGVGATLLIGLVVAIMSIIGGQIVAVITLYTRKAVNWPLRFFIWLFMTTPLLLQLYFLYFGMGQWILIPAIVVAVLGLGFHYMAYNADIFIATIKSVSSGQYEASRSLGFGHLATIFYIILPQAFYRALPQLGNNMIIMVKDISVLSAIGIAELVYMSQYAISVTFRPFEFYITIAVIYYLINILMETGQAWVERRAAARR
- a CDS encoding amino acid ABC transporter permease, yielding MDINLMIELMPLLVKAAWVTIDISARALFFGFFIASALVALRTSRTLPVRWLARTYISVVRGTPYFVQLLLVFYGGPAIGLRLDPFTCGVVVGAFNIGAYMSEAIRGAIESVDSGQNEASRSLGFGRFATLQHIVLPQAAGLMIRSIGVLAIILVKNSSLVSIISVVELTYQAQRLIGSTYKPLEVFTLSALMYIVIIYAVMGIVEFLYRRATRYTYL
- a CDS encoding transporter substrate-binding domain-containing protein encodes the protein MTNHKKLFRHPLVAIMTLGAITLASFSAQARDLSEIQDDVFQVANSGAYPPFSYVDTSGNLVGFDVDIAEALAERMGVEVNIQTSPWNGIVAALAGGRFDACICSMSVTEERRQAVDFTDSYYSSGLSVWVQEGTDDVASIGDFEGKAVGSTLGETGNQWATENGEGKWRNQTFQGLPDMLNALTTGRIDVMIADDIPVYVALNEQELAIKQVDVGELPSWPAAIAIQKNKPELMEALDSALAEIKADGTYQKIVDKWIGEGVEFDS
- a CDS encoding acetyl-CoA C-acyltransferase encodes the protein MKEAYLVDYARSAFTRAHPRKPEVDGWADTRGDALLAQVIDELLARTGLNPQAVEDLSVGCALPVKEQWSFGGRYPLWLSRKLGPQGRDCATRQIDQQCGSGLAALRSAAREIQVGAVEVAVAGGFENMTRVPMGPALFKEGTLTSPEALNGAEWLELEVALNMGITAERLAQATGIGRDAMDAFALESHRRAARADAEGHFDGERLALANPAEVNIERDANIRPDTSLERLAGLDPVFLEGGRVTAGNSSPLTSGAAAALLMSSAAVERHGATPLARILAFADVGVAPEHMGAGAAAAAEQALARTGLRADQIDAWEINEAFAAVPLHAIRKLGLDSSRVNAWGGALALGHPLGATGVRLAGTLARILAHRGGRYGCATACVGGGQGIAVIIELM